One genomic window of Eptesicus fuscus isolate TK198812 chromosome 6, DD_ASM_mEF_20220401, whole genome shotgun sequence includes the following:
- the IL5 gene encoding interleukin-5, protein MRRLLLLTLLALGAADIGSIALESPLKRLVAETLTLLSTHRTLLIGEGNLMIPTPGHKNYQLCIKEVFQGIDTLRNQTAEGNAVEKLFQNLSSIKDYIDGEKKKCEGERLRVKKFLDYLQVFLGVINTEWTMES, encoded by the exons ATGAGAAGGCTTCTGCTTTTGACTCTCCTGGCTCTCGGAGCTGCCGACATCGGTTCCATTGCCTTAGAAAGTCCCTTGAAGAGACTGGTGGCAGAGACCTTGACCTTGCTCTCCACTCATCGGACTCTGCTGATCGGCGAAGGG aACCTGATGATTCCTACTCCAGGacataaaaat TACCAACTATGCATTAAAGAAGTCTTTCAGGGGATAGACACATTGAGGAACCAAACTGCAGAAGGGAATGCCGTGGAAAAACTCTTCCAAAACTTGTCTTCAATAAAAGACTACATAGATGGCGAAAAA aaaaagtgTGAAGGGGAACGATTGAGAGTAAAAAAGTTCCTAGACTACCTGCAAGTATTTCTTGGCGTGATAAACACTGAGTGGACAATGGAAAGTTGA